A region of Sesamum indicum cultivar Zhongzhi No. 13 linkage group LG7, S_indicum_v1.0, whole genome shotgun sequence DNA encodes the following proteins:
- the LOC105166627 gene encoding uncharacterized protein LOC105166627 has product MNFRRLISSSPHRSNPCCGPPKIPTPPWEGLHQQGRIRSKPARIALFGRGFSCPQLGFQRWRFSKAKKGKFVIVKLRDEGEGVRKEGSVAGAVALIVGTSIGSGILALPNKTSPAGLLPTSISLTMCWAFLLIEALLLVEINVGLLRKKKTEAEDDDDEFEVISIRTMAEETLGEWGGALATVTYVFLGYTSMIAYSSKSGEILHRLTDFPQSTSGVVFTALFAVLISVGGTRATDQVNQWLTVSMIGLLAAIEVLAVLFGGWSGFEGSSGDWGKVPPTLPVMIFALVYHDLAPVLCAYLKGDLTRIRASVLLGSVVPLFALLIWEAIALGLSNQADQASDPIELLLRVEWSGVPFMVEAFSLLAVGTSLIGTLLSFSKFFKEQLNNVTSGSPSGRQLPEESNYFYYVSSWWEKNKASVMATVMVVAPSVLVSTTVPDAFSAATDIAGGYCMTMLYGVLPPAMAWAMNKKQGQETEETAMSRARPALVGVGLFACGIVVEQILQDFSFLHP; this is encoded by the exons ATGAATTTCCGCCGTTTGATTTCCTCTTCACCCCATCGTTCAAACCCTTGCTGCGGCCCACCAAAAATTCCAACTCCCCCATGGGAAGGACTCCATCAACAGGGCAGAATCCGCTCCAAACCGGCCAGGAT CGCTCTGTTTGGGCGTGGCTTCAGCTGTCCGCAACTGGGATTTCAGCGGTGGAGATTTTCAAAGGCAAAAAAAGGGAAATTTGTGATAGTGAAGTTGAGGGATGAGGGCGAGGGTGTGAGGAAAGAGGGCAGTGTTGCTGGTGCTGTTGCTCTTATTGTTGGGACCAGCATTGGTTCTGGGATTCTTGCTCTTCCAAACAAAACTTCCCCCGcg GGATTACTTCCGACCTCGATATCACTGACAATGTGTTGGGCTTTTCTGTTGATTGAAGCTCTCTTGCTAGTTGAGATCAACGTCGGTTTgctgaggaagaagaaaacgGAAGcagaggatgatgatgatgagtttGAGGTGATATCCATTAGAACAATGGCTGAAGAGACACTAGGAGAATGGGGTGGAGCTTTAGCAACCGTGACGTATGTGTTCTTAGGTTACACTTCCATGATAGCTTATAGTTCCAAGTCCGGGGAAATCCTACATCGTCTAACCGACTTTCCACAGTCGACTTCTGGAGTTGTTTTCACTGCCCTTTTCGCCGTTCTGATATCTGTAGGCGGCACGAGAGCCACAGACCAAGTGAACCAGTGGCTGACAGTGTCCATGATAG GTCTGCTTGCAGCAATAGAGGTTCTTGCCGTTCTGTTTGGAGGGTGGTCGGGGTTTGAGGGAAGCAGCGGCGACTGGGGAAAAGTTCCTCCAACTCTTCCGGTTATGATATTTGCTTTGGTTTATCATGATCTAGCTCCAG TTCTATGTGCTTATCTCAAAGGTGATCTTACACGTATACGGGCTTCGGTTTTGCTTGGCAGTGTGGTGCCGTTGTTCGCATTGCTCATCTGGGAAGCAATAGCACTAGGCCTCTCCAACCAGGCAGACCAAGCGTCTGATCCCATCGAATTGCTTCTAAG AGTGGAGTGGAGTGGAGTTCCATTTATGGTTGAGGCGTTCTCGCTTCTGGCCGTGGGAACATCACTAATAGGCACTCTTCTGAGTTTCTCAAAGTTCTTCAAAGAGCAACTTAACAATGTGACCTCAGGTTCTCCATCAGGACGACAACTTCCAGAG GAATCGAACTATTTCTATTACGTCAGCAGTTGGTGGGAGAAAAACAAAGCGAGCGTTATGGCAACTGTAATGGTCGTTGCTCCTTCCGTTCTTGTGTCGACAACTGTACCTGACGCATTTTCTGCAGCCACGGATATTGCT GGAGGCTACTGCATGACGATGCTGTATGGAGTTCTTCCTCCGGCAATGGCGTGGGCGATGAACAAGAAACAAGGCCAAGAAACTGAAGAAACAGCAATGTCAAGAGCACGGCCTGCTCTTGTTGGTGTCGGATTGTTTGCTTGTGGGATTGTAGTGGAACAGATCCTTCAAGATTTCTCATTCTTGCATCCTTAA